The proteins below come from a single Deinococcus sp. Leaf326 genomic window:
- a CDS encoding transposase translates to MSKSQPLWERARILTDRLLAVPPTAYQQRSLGAAFSLFLNPDVKMALHRAELVSASALSRFFNEYDWDTTACWTLLRDAQWDLLLQAAKRKHHPCLRLSVDLTSVPKTGRQLPFVRVYNEVHGIHLVILFAHYGTLKFPVGYRVYRGKGTPTPITLARDLLRTVPHTIRTRFRVRVLADSGFEAAAFLDEVRTLGFEFVVGVRSTRRTDHPGVVTVADCPHGGYVELQNWPHDTLTLGRVQRGQRVFHAVSSELMEGDEVISEGAKRWQIESFFKESKHQFGLNRFALRTARGLDRWLLLIFVAWTLTLLGAQPGQTLASSARRALLALQPELYLNRLLHFFTKNAEFLGQHGYSLSYARCNF, encoded by the coding sequence GTGTCGAAGTCACAGCCTCTCTGGGAGCGTGCCCGCATTCTGACAGACCGCCTGCTGGCCGTCCCTCCCACGGCTTACCAGCAACGCAGCCTCGGGGCTGCGTTCTCTCTTTTTCTCAATCCAGACGTGAAGATGGCTCTTCACCGAGCCGAGCTCGTCAGCGCCAGTGCCCTCAGTCGCTTCTTCAACGAATACGACTGGGACACCACCGCGTGCTGGACCCTTCTCAGGGACGCCCAATGGGACCTGCTGCTCCAGGCGGCTAAGCGGAAACATCATCCGTGCCTGCGGCTGAGTGTCGATCTCACTAGCGTCCCGAAAACGGGACGCCAGCTCCCGTTCGTTCGCGTTTACAACGAGGTCCACGGCATCCATCTCGTCATCCTCTTTGCGCACTACGGGACCCTGAAGTTCCCAGTGGGGTACCGGGTGTACCGCGGCAAAGGGACGCCCACACCCATCACACTGGCCCGTGACCTGCTGCGCACTGTTCCGCACACCATCCGCACCCGGTTCCGGGTGCGTGTCCTCGCCGATAGCGGCTTCGAGGCAGCCGCCTTTCTTGACGAGGTTCGGACGCTGGGCTTTGAATTCGTGGTCGGGGTACGGTCGACCAGGCGCACCGATCATCCTGGCGTCGTCACCGTTGCCGATTGCCCGCATGGCGGGTACGTCGAGCTCCAGAACTGGCCGCACGACACCCTGACGCTCGGTCGCGTTCAGCGCGGCCAACGTGTGTTCCATGCGGTGTCCTCTGAGTTGATGGAGGGCGACGAGGTGATCTCAGAAGGGGCAAAGCGCTGGCAAATCGAGTCGTTCTTCAAGGAGAGCAAGCATCAGTTTGGGCTGAACCGTTTCGCACTGCGGACCGCAAGGGGATTGGACCGGTGGCTGCTGCTGATCTTCGTCGCCTGGACACTGACCCTGCTGGGCGCACAACCGGGCCAAACGCTGGCGAGCAGCGCACGACGTGCGCTGCTCGCTCTTCAGCCGGAGCTGTATCTCAACCGCTTGCTGCACTTCTTCACGAAAAACGCAGAATTTCTCGGCCAGCACGGCTATTCATTGTCCTACGCGAGGTGCAACTTCTGA